The proteins below are encoded in one region of Acanthochromis polyacanthus isolate Apoly-LR-REF ecotype Palm Island chromosome 4, KAUST_Apoly_ChrSc, whole genome shotgun sequence:
- the pias4a gene encoding E3 SUMO-protein ligase PIAS4-A, with product MAAELVEAMNMVKSFRVSDLQTLLASMGRSKSGLKQDLVGRALRLVQTEYSPELLKNVRQLYESRFPKTSGWLAARRPEGVPVPYSSLSSSPTATSQGADYLNGISKPIPTPAAEVKLVPLPFYQTLETLLPPTELIAQNNEKLQDSQCIFELTPNQADQIRNASELRPGIRSIQVVLRICYTDSIGVQEDQYPPNIAVKVNQSYCHVPGYYPSNKPGVEPRRPCRPVNITPWLHLSNVTNRVTITWGNFGKRYSVAVYLVRVFTAADLFSQLKLCSVESAERCRERIQDKLRFDPESEIATTGLRVSLICPLVKMRLGVPCRVLTCAHLQCFDAVFFLQMNEKKPTWTCPVCDKPAPFELLTIDGLLSEILKETSEDIEEIEYLTDGSWRPIRDDKERDRERERSNTPEYPVVDICIPEANGHSPAHSSTSLTGKSGSGSAGMAGVTGGAAVAPGGGVVVDLTLDSSSEEEGGGAGGDSEDTEDSADSPAPKRGRYNYDKDLVTAY from the exons ATGGCGGCCGAACTGGTGGAAGCGATG AACATGGTCAAAAGTTTCCGGGTCTCAGACCTGCAGACGCTGCTGGCCTCGATGGGTCGTAGCAAAAGTGGGCTGAAGCAGGACCTGGTGGGGCGTGCGTTGAGGCTGGTGCAGACCGAGTACAGCCCCGAGCTGCTGAAGAATGTCAGGCAGCTCTATGAGTCACGTTTCCCCAAAACATCTGGTTGGCTGGCGGCAAGGCGTCCAGAGGGCGTCCCGGTTCCCTACTCGTCCCTCAGCTCTTCCCCCACTGCCACCTCTCAGGGCGCAGACTACCTCAACGGCATTTCCAAACCAATCCCCACACCCGCAGCAGAGGTCAAGCTCGTACCACTACCCTTCTACCAAACTTTGGAGACGCTGCTGCCACCAACAGAGCTAA TTGCCCAGAACAATGAGAAACTGCAGGACAGTCAATGCATCTTTGAATTAACACCAAACCAAGCAGACCAGATCAGAAAtgcaag CGAGCTTCGTCCAGGAATACGATCAATCCAAGTGGTTCTTAG AATCTGTTACACAGACTCTATTGGTGTTCAGGAGGACCAGTATCCTCCCAACATTGCTGTCAAAGTCAACCAGTCCTACTGTCATGTGCCG ggaTACTACCCCTCTAATAAGCCCGGTGTTGAGCCCCGTCGTCCTTGTCGTCCCGTAAACATCACTCCCTGGTTGCATCTCTCCAACGTCACCAACAGAGTCACCATCACCTGGGGAAACTTTGGCAAG CGGTACTCGGTGGCAGTTTATTTAGTGAGGGTCTTCACTGCGGCAGACCTCTTCAGCCAACTCAAGCTCTGCTCTGTTGAGAGTGCAGAACGCTGTCGTGAACGCA TCCAAGACAAACTACGTTTTGACCCAGAAAGCGAAATTGCAACCACAGGCCTCCGAGTTTCTCTCATCTGTCCA CTGGTGAAGATGCGGCTCGGTGTGCCCTGCCGAGTGTTAACTTGTGCTCATCTCCAGTGTTTCGACGCAGTCTTCTTCCTGCAGATGAATGAGAAGAAGCCCACATGGACTTGCCCTGTCTGTGACAAACCGGCTCCATTTGAGCTGCTCACCATCGATGG GCTGTTATCTGAGATTCTGAAAGAGACAAGTGAGGACATCGAGGAGATTGAGTACTTAACAGACGGCTCCTGGCGACCCATCAGAGATGACAAGGAAAGGGACAGGGAAAGAGAACGCAGCAACACACCAGAGTACCCTGTTGTTGATATAT GCATTCCTGAAGCAAACGGTCATTCACCGGCCCACAGCAGCACCAGTCTGACGGGCAAATCTGGAAGCGGTTCAGCGGGGATGGCGGGAGTCACGGGAGGAGCTGCCGTGGCGCCGGGAGGAGGAGTGGTGGTAGATCTGACTCTGGACTCGTCCtctgaggaggaggggggcggggctggaggagacagtgAGGACACTGAGGACAGCGCCGACAGTCCCGCCCCGAAGAGGGGCCGATACAACTACGACAAGGACCTCGTCACTGCCTACTGA
- the foxq2 gene encoding forkhead box Q2, with protein sequence MNSELFSNQCGANKTSAMSLRLLNSEMTMEDKSSRNGSRERLGLSFTIDYLLFNKGVKGSKEEGSRPAEQTENNMLNHQIPKPEEVGIRRETQEKRLQRSDTGERIVEEEEGDSTRLEEGEEEVTTMTTSTTGSSSPESSVDKPNQSYIALISKAILASEQKKLLLCDIYQWIMDHYPYFKSKDKNWRNSVRHNLSLNDCFIKAGRSDNGKGHFWAIHPSNYEDFSNGDYHCRRARRRVRRVAGQLPLSSLASHYHPALTRHHRTTCWCCPPAPAIPLSCLAPTLYWPWSTMQPQVGLHLGLNASLP encoded by the exons atgaacTCAGAACTTTTCAGCAATCAGTGTGGAGCCAATAAAACCTCTGCAATGAGTCTGAGATTGCTTAATTCAGAAATGACAATGGAGGACAAGAGCAGCCGCAACGGAAGCAGAGAAAGGCTCGGACTGAGCTTCACTATTGACTACCTTCTGTTCAATAAAGGAGTCAAAGGTTCGAAAGAAGAAGGAAGTCGCCCCGCAGAGCAGACAGAGAACAACATGCTAAATCATCAGATTCCTAAACCCGAAGAGGTGGGGATTCGCCGCGAGACTCAGGAGAAGCGACTACAAAGGTCAGACACTGGGGAAAGGATAGTcgaagaagaggagggggatTCAACGCGTttagaggagggggaggaggaagtgACCACCATGACCACGTCTACTACCGGCAGCAGCAGTCCAGAGTCGTCTGTGGATAAACCCAACCAGTCATACATCGCGCTCATCTCCAAGGCAATCCTCGCGTCCGAgcagaagaagctgctgctgtgtgacatCTACCAGTGGATCATGGACCACTACCCTTACTTCAAGAGCAAA GATAAAAACTGGAGGAACAGCGTGCGTCACAACTTGTCCCTCAACGACTGTTTCATCAAAGCAGGCCGAAGTGACAACGGTAAAGGCCACTTCTGGGCGATTCACCCATCAAACTATGAGGACTTTTCTAACGGGGACTACCACTGCCGGAGGGCCCGGCGGAGGGTACGAAGGGTGGCGGGACAACTTCCTCTTTCCTCCCTGGCCTCCCACTACCACCCTGCCCTCACCAGGCATCACAGAACAACCTGCTGGTGTTGCCCCCCGGCCCCGGCCATCCCTCTGTCCTGCTTGGCTCCCACACTCTACTGGCCCTGGTCCACCATGCAGCCACAAGTCGGGCTCCACCTGGGCCTCAACGCCTCTTTACCCTGA